TGCAATACGCTAACTAGCTGTTCTAAAGGTTCATTTTCATCGAGGTGCTCTTTAATCGATAGTTCGCGCATTTCTCTGATCAGCTCATTTGCTCTTGAATCTATCCTAGTTAGCGCTTCTTCTAGACGGTTTATTAATCTGATATCAGGCTTATTTTTTTTAAGTTCCTCTGCATAACGCTTCATAAGACGCCGAGTACGGATTTCAAGTAGCTTATATCTCCCTTTTACTTGCTTATCTATGTCCTCTGGAATCATTTCATAAAGTACCTTTTCATCATCTAATAACGTATCAAATGAAATGTTTTCATATTCACCAGTAACGATTGCATTTTTATTACCTTTTAGGCTTTCTCGGTGTTTTTCCTTATTTTTAGGTCCTGTACTTTTACCACCGTGTAGTCGACAGCGACCATTCTTTAAAGGTGTCTTTTTACAAGGTGTTCCTTGCCTAGTTTTTGCGCCACATATTATCTTTTCCATGTTTTCACCACCAGACCTCTATTCATGGGGTATCGTTTGAAAATGAAGGGGGAAGCAATTTGCCCCTCCCTCCTTTAATTGCTATATAAACCTATTAATTTTTGTCAATGCTGTAGCTTCCTTCACTCGTTGTTCAAATTCTTCTTCAAGTCCTTTTTCTTTAATAAATGCTCTATAGAATAGTATTTCTGCTGACCTATCAAAAATGATTAGTTCTAACTTCTCCATATCTTTATATAGATCCAATAATAAATCCTTGTCTTCTTCCACTACATTCATCGCCCCTATTACTCATAATTGCTGCTCATCTTTTTCAAACCCTAAACTAACCAAGTTTATACTCATATAGTTGTTTTCTCTCATTGTAAATCTGTTGAATAAATCTGTTACTTCTTTGGGGTTTTGCTTAATATAGGTATAAATTGTCTCAATACTTTTTAATAATTCTTGCTCAGTTAAATCTTCATCATATCTAAATTCACACCATAACTTTTCACTTTCAATTAAAAACATTATCTTCACCCCTAGTTTATTTATTTCGGATTGTTAACTGATAACCTCCTTTAGAATATACATCTGGATAGTTATCCAAAAAGTGTTTAATATCATCAGTGTTTTTCTTTAAAGCAGTACATAATTCATCTATGCTTTTGTCAAAATCTTTTCGGGAAACTTTTTTTGAACTTGTTCCTCTTAGGTCAATTACAACATGACTACCTAATACTCTGATCATTTGTATCACCTCCGTTCTTTTGCTCACATATTAATCTATAAGATAAATTGTCCATTTTTTAAGTGGTAAAATAAAAAAGACAAGTTCTTTTGAACCTGTCTTCCTAACGCATTAACTTTTTTGCAATTTTCGTAGTTTATTTATAGATATAGTAATCTCCATCTTCCTGTTTACCATCACTTGTGATACGGTTCACCTTTGTATTTATGGTAAAGCATATAGGCAAGACTATTCTTATCATTAACGTATAAACTTTTATGACTATTTTAGCAGGAGAAAACCCCCAGTGCGTTAATCCTTTAGTGTGCCGGGGGTCAGGCACTTTATTTATCTTAACTTACCTTCTATTTCTTGCAACATCTCAACATTCTTATTCATATCTATATTAATCTCATCCATTTCACTTCTAATTGACTCTTCTTTCTCTCGAATTGAATAGATTTTTTGTTGGATTGCTGCTTGTGTTTCTTTTATATTAATGGAATCCTTCATAATAGAGGCTGCATGCTCAGACAACACACTTAATTCATGTGAGACCTTATCAATTCCATCTGCATATCCACTCACCTTAGAATTAACCTCTTCTATAGTAGAGTCAAAGGTTTTAAATGAAGTAAAGCTTTGGGTAATTTTAGATTCAATTTGCTCAAGCGTGCTCCGGATTTCAAGGGAAGCAGAATCTGTCTGAGCCGCTAATTTCCCTACCTCTTGGGCAACTATAGAAAATCCTTTTCCTGCTTCTCCCGTACGTGCAGATTCAATACTTGCATTTAAGGAAAGTATTTTCGTTTGTGACGAGACTTCCATTATGACCTGACTCATTTTAGAAACGTTTTGGGTAAGGTTTCTCAAATCATTCATAATATCTGCTGTATCTTTTACATGATTCGCTAGCTTATTATTCATTTCCGCCACGTCTCTAGTATCAGAAGAATAGTGAGTTAGTTTAACGGTGTGTTCATTTAACTTGTCTGTCATTTCATTAAAAACATCCACAAACGCAGAGAGGGCATTAAAACTAACTGACATTTCTTTTCTACTTTGTTTATGTTCAACAAATTGCTCCCAATGCTTTTCACTGAGTATTCTGTTGAGTTTTTAATATCCCCGAACGTCTCGTTTAGGGCAGATATATAGACGGGCAACTCTGCTTTAAAATCGTAATCCTTAGTAATTTGTAGAGGCAACTGTTCAATCATACTCATAATTTCCTCTGCAGTGGGACGGTCGTTTTGATGATCACCTACATAAGAATAACGAATAACATGCTGGTCATCTAATAAGTAGGAAGCTGGTATCGCAATACGGAATGAATCCCATTTAATAGGAACAAAAACCTCATATTGCTTTATAACTTTCCGTGTTTCATCAGATAATATAGGTATTTTAATTCCGGTAGCTTCCGTATACTGAATTATCCCCTCTATTTTTTGGCCAGCAATTCCAATTAGCTGTATTCCTTTACTTAAAAATTCATCATAATAATCTTTAAGCATTTCTAATTGTTTTCTACAACTCGGACACCAGGTCCCACGTAAAAAAATCAGATACAGTGGTTTTCCTTCAAAATCCTTTAATGAAACGAATCCACCTTGACTTGATTCTAGCTTGAAATCTGGTGCTTTATGACCAACTGTTAAGCCCTTTGCCACAACTAAAACATCCTTTCGCTAAGGTATTCCCTAACATTTTCAGTAAAGCGTTGTACTCTACATACTTAGTAAAAAGCTTTTCTCATTTTTTATAGTCCTCAAATTATGGATATCTTGAAAAATAATGAACAAACTCGGAGGTTTCCGTACACAGACCTCTTACTAACATATTTTTACAATCTTCTTATTTCTGATATAGTAACAGTAAAGAACTGGATGGATATTACGAGGAGTAAATGGCTGAAGAGGAACAATTGAGTGGATGAGGATAGTGAAAAAACAATAAATCCATTGTGTCTCCTTCAGACATAGAAATGACAGTAAACAAGAAACTTTTTTGTTAGCTTTAGTAGAGCACATGACAAGACAAAGAGTATACGGTTATCCCTCTTCCACCCCATATAACTCCTTAGTCAAGGCTGTATTAATTTTTAAAGGCTTCCTCATAATTACTTCTTCCTTCTCAAGCTCCCCTAAAAATAGGCTGACCGTTTCTCTAGATGAGCCAATCATACTCGCGATATCATGTTGGGTAATTTTAACTTCGACCGTTTGCCAACTCCCACTCCTTATGCCAAATCGATTACTTAGCTGCATGAGAAGAAGTACAATTCGATACTTTACATCTTTATAGGCAATACTTTCGGTAATCTGATACATCTCTTTAAGCTTTGAAGTCAAAATGGTAATGAGCTTTATGGCAATATCTGGGTTTTGTCGGATAAAATCTTCAAATCTGTCCTTTGATAGAGTGCATACAAACGAATCAACCATTGTTTCAGCATAAATTTCAGATTCTGTTAACGAAAAACTGGATGTTTCTCCAAACACATTTCCTTCACTTAAAAGATCAACCGTGAATTCTTTTCCGGTCGAAGACACTTTATATAGTCGAACCTGACCTTTTTTCAAGAAAAATAAAGACCTCATTTGTTGAGTCGGACTTAGAATAATGGTTCCCTTCTTAATAGGTGCTGTTAATGTCACTTCATCTATTTTTCTTAATTCTTCTTCCGGAAGCTCATCAAGTAAATTAATCTGTGAAAGTAACATAAGTTTATCCATGATTACACCTCTCTCTATATCGTTTCAAAATCATCTCAAAATCTAACCATTCATCTTCCACCTCTAACATAGGTAGGCCATTATCAAGTGTAAGGGCTCTCCCTGTATCTATATTATCAAAAATACTTATCACTTTCACATCAAGGTCTAGCTTCTTAAATAGCTTGATGACTTCATCACATTTGCAACAGCTTGGCAAAGTATATAAAATCATATCCTCCTCACTCTTCTTTCCTTCATAGGTTGTCTTAGCTACTGGATGTATATTTACTTCTTACTTATCATTTTTTATTTTACATGTTTTCTTTAAAAGTAAATGTAAGGAAGCTTACATAAATTATAAAAATAAGAGGAGATAATAAACATATCCATTAAAGAGGAGATAAAAACATGACGTTAAATGCTGAATTAGATGCTATATCTCGTGAATTACTACACCTAACTCCAGAAAGGACACCATGAACCACGATAAAAGGTTACCACTACCGGCCCTTTTTCTAACTCTTCATATAGATTTATGTCTTCACCAAGATGGTTTTTCAAAGTGAAATCTTTGGCCTTCTCACCTTCTGCGACTCCTGTGACTAATCCTGATTCTTGCGCCTCCTTAATAGAACGCTCAAAAGCCTGCATGGCCTCAAATAATCGACAATTAAAAGCATACCAAGAGATTTTACCCGAAGTTCATGGGCTAGGAGCACAGCTATTAGCTATCAGTCCACAAACTCCTGACAATACCTTATCCACGCAAGAAAAAAACGAACTGGATTTCCAAGTGTTAAGTGATCCGAGAGGGATAGTGTCCGCAAAGTTTAATGTGCTTTTTGACGTTCCTGACTACTTAAAGAACGCTTATGAGAAGATTGGATTAGATTTAGAGTCCTTTAACGGAAAAGCAAAATGGATTTTGCCCGTACCAGCTACATTCATGATAGATGAAACAGGAGAAGTCAGGTTTAAGCATGTCAACCCTAACTTTATGTCTCGATTAGAACCAAATGATATATTACGCGCTTTAAGAAAATTATAATTAGAGCAGCCCTCTTTTGGGCTGCTTTTTTTAGTAGCGTCTGCCTTCTATGTTTGTTCAATATTACGCTCTTCTGCCGAGTGGTTTATCTGGTTCATAGAATCTTCTCTGATTAAAGACCAAAGAGAGTCAAAGGCCGAATCGGGAAACTCTTGCTTCAACTCTTCAAGTGATCCACAGCTCTTATAAAGTCCATTTAGCCTAACGGCAAGGGTTGAGTCAGTTAGTGACTCCTTTCCCTCTTGAAGCTCCTGCCACTTTTTAAAAATAGGTTTCCATCTCTGAAGAAAATACTTCTGATGACGAATTTCCGCCTCGTAAAAGGAATCAAGAAACTCTACATAGGTATAGCAATCATCATGTAACCGCTTCATTTCCTCTACTTTTTGAAGCATATTAGTCTGCTGTTCCTCGTTGTGATAAAACAGGACAGAACGATACTTAATCGAGCGTGGAGGTCTCATCGTATTATGCTGTTGAAAAAATTGGTTCAGTATTTGATCTAAACTCAATACATCTGCATCATATAGTATTTCTAAAGCCTCCGTATAGTCTAAGGTGTTTCTGGATGTGGGCTGACCTTCTGTTCCCCCTGCATACCCGACTCTTGTTTTGATTACACCTGTATGATAACCAAAGCGTGCTTCCGGTCCCCAGAAACAGCCCATTCCTAACGTGACTCTCTCCAATCTAATCACCCCTAAAAAAATACAAACCAAAGCAATCTTACATGCAAGATGCTTGGCTTGTATCCTTCTTATTTTTTATAGTCTAATTTCATATAGGCCGTATAGATTTGGCTATTGCTTTTTAATATAAATGTAGACTTACTTGGATTATAATCCACGACTAAATCTTCATCAAATAAGTGATCTGACTTATGACCTAATAACACAGGCATAAAGTTTGTTGAAAGAAATTGCTCCTTTATCACCGGATCCAGTTCCATCAATCCTACAAATGTCACCCAATCTGCTCCAATAGAGCAGCCTCCTAGACTCGGATTTAGCTCATACGCGATTGCTGGTTCTTGGGACAGTCTCTCAACTGCTCTTTCCGAAAATTGTACATTCATTTGAATGCCCCCTTTATATATTTAGCACCCGCTAAGGTTACAGTCTTCCAAATAGGCTTTAAGATGAATATCTTGTAAATTCTCTATCAAAATTAATATCTTTCCGTTTTCTTCTGTAAAACTTTGATTCAGTTCTAACTTACCCTGTTTTTACATAAAGATCTTTAAGATTATTCCTGCAAATCAGGATAGCGCCTCTCCTGGGTTTCATGACGCGTTCCGCGGCTAGCCTTCAGAGACTCGCCCAAGGCAAACACAGAAGCGCCCAGCAAGACGAGATCCTTCAAAAGAAATTGACCTGGAACTACAGAAAGCGCGGGGAATCCGAGGCTCGACTCAAAGACCCCCGGCGTAGAGATCATGAAACTCAGTGTCGTCAGAAATAGAATGCAGGAAAGAAACGCTCCAACAGCTGACAGCTTCGGAGAGACAAAACGACTGAGAATGAGTAGGCCAACTAATAATTCTAATATTCCCAATAGAGAAGAAAACGTTTGAATTGAAAAATAGTTGTAAAGCCATCCAAGTACTGGACTATTGCTTACAAAGGGGGCAATTCCCTTCGCTTCGTAGACCGTGAATTTCATCGCGCCAATCCAAATATAAACGATGGCCAGTGCAATAAATAAACTCTTTGTTCCGATGATCTCAATTTTTTTACCGAAAGCTTCAAATAACGTGAACATGAACATTTCCTCCTCCGCCATTAGCGATAGTAAGTTTTTATTTACCAAAAAGCTTTTAAAACTGTTTCTCCATTTTTCCTGATGCTAATTCGGGCATTTCTTCTGAATGAATTCCTTTATCCCCGTTTGATGCAGTTAGTAGCTCTATAATTAACTAGCATCATTTACGGATGGTGTCAGGAGGTACTACACTGAAAAAATGGTTACTTCTCAATGATTTTTTAGGTTTAGATATGATTATTTAATGCTTCCTTAATTGCTTCCTTAAATTTCAAACCAACCAAAGTATCTACAACTTTGCCATCTTTCATAACTAGTAGAGTCGGAATACTCATGATACCAAATTTGTTGGCTGTTTCTTGGTTTTGATCGACATCAATCTTCACAATTTTAACTTGATTTCCCATATCCTGATCAAGCTCTTCTAATACCTGTGCTATCATTTTACAAGGTCCACACCATGTAGCAAAAAAGTCAGCTAACACCAATCCACTAGTAGTTTCTTTTGAAAACGTTTGATCCGTCACATTTAATACTGCCATAAATATCAATCTCCTTTGAAATTGTAATTTATTTTAAGTTGTTAAGAACTTCAATCGCTTTCGTTGGCTCTAAACGGGAGGTATAGTCAGGGTTTACAAATGCAAGTTGAATGATTCCTTCCTTGTCAATGATATACGTAGCTGGTACAGGCAGCATGGCCACATCAGCATCATTATATCTAATGAGGTCTAACCCAAGAGCTCCCTTTAACGTCTCAGCTAAGTATTCAGGTACCTCATAAGCTACTTTGTAAGCAGAAGAAACATGACTATTTGTATCGCTTAAGACATAGAAAGGTAGGTCATGCTTTTCTCTTGAGCTCAACGAATTATCTGGCGATTCTGGACTTACCGCAATCAATTGAGCGTCTTGTTCTTTAATGGTATCCATATGCTTTTTATAGGCTTGAAGCTCAAGGTTACAAAATGGGCACCATCCTCCACGATAAAACGTAAGAATGACCGGACCCTTTGCTACCTCCTCAGAAAGAGTTACTTCCTTACCTGTTGCGTCTTTTAGAGTAAAGTTGGGAGCCTTTGAGCCTACCACTAACCCACTCACTTGTTCCTTTTCAATTAAATCCGATACAGACTTTGCTAAATTATCTAATACCTCTTGTGGTGCTTGCAGCTTAAATTGTTCTACAACACCTTGTAATTGTTCGTATAACGGAACCTGTTCATTCATTAGAATT
This genomic stretch from Metabacillus sp. B2-18 harbors:
- a CDS encoding HGGxSTG domain-containing protein encodes the protein MEKIICGAKTRQGTPCKKTPLKNGRCRLHGGKSTGPKNKEKHRESLKGNKNAIVTGEYENISFDTLLDDEKVLYEMIPEDIDKQVKGRYKLLEIRTRRLMKRYAEELKKNKPDIRLINRLEEALTRIDSRANELIREMRELSIKEHLDENEPLEQLVSVLHELRINKVKE
- a CDS encoding methyl-accepting chemotaxis protein, with product MTDKLNEHTVKLTHYSSDTRDVAEMNNKLANHVKDTADIMNDLRNLTQNVSKMSQVIMEVSSQTKILSLNASIESARTGEAGKGFSIVAQEVGKLAAQTDSASLEIRSTLEQIESKITQSFTSFKTFDSTIEEVNSKVSGYADGIDKVSHELSVLSEHAASIMKDSINIKETQAAIQQKIYSIREKEESIRSEMDEINIDMNKNVEMLQEIEGKLR
- a CDS encoding peroxiredoxin family protein translates to MAKGLTVGHKAPDFKLESSQGGFVSLKDFEGKPLYLIFLRGTWCPSCRKQLEMLKDYYDEFLSKGIQLIGIAGQKIEGIIQYTEATGIKIPILSDETRKVIKQYEVFVPIKWDSFRIAIPASYLLDDQHVIRYSYVGDHQNDRPTAEEIMSMIEQLPLQITKDYDFKAELPVYISALNETFGDIKNSTEYSVKSIGSNLLNINKVEKKCQLVLMPSLRLWMFLMK
- a CDS encoding Crp/Fnr family transcriptional regulator, giving the protein MDKLMLLSQINLLDELPEEELRKIDEVTLTAPIKKGTIILSPTQQMRSLFFLKKGQVRLYKVSSTGKEFTVDLLSEGNVFGETSSFSLTESEIYAETMVDSFVCTLSKDRFEDFIRQNPDIAIKLITILTSKLKEMYQITESIAYKDVKYRIVLLLMQLSNRFGIRSGSWQTVEVKITQHDIASMIGSSRETVSLFLGELEKEEVIMRKPLKINTALTKELYGVEEG
- a CDS encoding glutaredoxin domain-containing protein, whose protein sequence is MILYTLPSCCKCDEVIKLFKKLDLDVKVISIFDNIDTGRALTLDNGLPMLEVEDEWLDFEMILKRYRERCNHG
- a CDS encoding redoxin domain-containing protein, translated to MQAFERSIKEAQESGLVTGVAEGEKAKDFTLKNHLGEDINLYEELEKGPVVVTFYRGSWCPFWS
- a CDS encoding peroxiredoxin-like family protein — protein: MKSLAFSPSATPVTNPDSCASLIERSKACMASNNRQLKAYQEILPEVHGLGAQLLAISPQTPDNTLSTQEKNELDFQVLSDPRGIVSAKFNVLFDVPDYLKNAYEKIGLDLESFNGKAKWILPVPATFMIDETGEVRFKHVNPNFMSRLEPNDILRALRKL
- a CDS encoding peptide-methionine (S)-S-oxide reductase translates to MERVTLGMGCFWGPEARFGYHTGVIKTRVGYAGGTEGQPTSRNTLDYTEALEILYDADVLSLDQILNQFFQQHNTMRPPRSIKYRSVLFYHNEEQQTNMLQKVEEMKRLHDDCYTYVEFLDSFYEAEIRHQKYFLQRWKPIFKKWQELQEGKESLTDSTLAVRLNGLYKSCGSLEELKQEFPDSAFDSLWSLIREDSMNQINHSAEERNIEQT
- a CDS encoding iron-sulfur cluster biosynthesis family protein; the protein is MNVQFSERAVERLSQEPAIAYELNPSLGGCSIGADWVTFVGLMELDPVIKEQFLSTNFMPVLLGHKSDHLFDEDLVVDYNPSKSTFILKSNSQIYTAYMKLDYKK
- a CDS encoding YkgB family protein, producing MFTLFEAFGKKIEIIGTKSLFIALAIVYIWIGAMKFTVYEAKGIAPFVSNSPVLGWLYNYFSIQTFSSLLGILELLVGLLILSRFVSPKLSAVGAFLSCILFLTTLSFMISTPGVFESSLGFPALSVVPGQFLLKDLVLLGASVFALGESLKASRGTRHETQERRYPDLQE
- the trxA gene encoding thioredoxin, encoding MAVLNVTDQTFSKETTSGLVLADFFATWCGPCKMIAQVLEELDQDMGNQVKIVKIDVDQNQETANKFGIMSIPTLLVMKDGKVVDTLVGLKFKEAIKEALNNHI
- a CDS encoding peroxiredoxin-like family protein, producing the protein MNEQVPLYEQLQGVVEQFKLQAPQEVLDNLAKSVSDLIEKEQVSGLVVGSKAPNFTLKDATGKEVTLSEEVAKGPVILTFYRGGWCPFCNLELQAYKKHMDTIKEQDAQLIAVSPESPDNSLSSREKHDLPFYVLSDTNSHVSSAYKVAYEVPEYLAETLKGALGLDLIRYNDADVAMLPVPATYIIDKEGIIQLAFVNPDYTSRLEPTKAIEVLNNLK